The Sander lucioperca isolate FBNREF2018 chromosome 15, SLUC_FBN_1.2, whole genome shotgun sequence genome window below encodes:
- the LOC116055816 gene encoding ankyrin-3-like isoform X38, which translates to MREKGKHSRRSAGLIDRRVIVHRSADRGEDAMTGDTDKYLRPQDLKELGDDSLPQEGYMGFSIGARSASLRSFSSDRSNTLNRSSYARDSMMIEEILAPTKDTHLAVTRDYSSECMRRYSWTPDTMDHSHNTVSSPIHSGLSSPLPQYDSRFLVSFMVDARGGSMRGSRHNGMRIIIPPRKCTAPTRITCRLAKRHKLAYPPPMVEGEGLVSRLVEVGPAGAQFLGPVIVEIPHFGSMRGKERELIVLRSDNGDTWKEHQSDARPEDLIELLSGMDEELDSPIELEKKRICRIVTSDFPQYFAVVSRIKQESNHMGPDGGLLSSSTVPMVQASFPQGALTKRIRVGLQAQPVPDDMARAVLGNRATFSPIVTVEPRRRKFHKPITMTIPVPPRSAEGHPSGHRGDSAPCLRLLCSITGGTSPAQWEDITGTTPLSFVTDCVSFTTNVSARFWLADCHQIPETVSLASQLYRELICVPYLAKFVVFAKMNDAVEARLRCFCMTDDKVDKTLEQQENFEEVARSKDIEVLEGKPIHVDCYGNLSPLTKSGQQLVFNFYSFKENRLPFNVKIRDMGQEPCGRLSFLREPKSSKGLPQTAICNLNITLPTHKKDMESDPDDETEKPERRHTFASLALRKRYSYLTDPAAKTTDRSSPRTQPTSYPHKPVFSTRSYQAWSPVPVAVPGQAKSGFGSLSSSSSNTPSASPLKSVWSINSASPIKTNIPGSPASSVKSVSDMASPIRTYRTISSPIKTVVQQNQYPVQVSHSPLASPGKSAPDPISIKGLAALSARTSPITVSGGGSPLLERTSISMTPPTSPKSSLSMFSLPLPYKTVMGGSSGTAPSSSPIKTVPGLSSVRSFAQDVTGPARNLFSSLSSPLKSNTPPSAAALINGTVSPTQYRSSSPTSLLTSSLQERIQATTNAATTSVNAAFDEVEKTFNSCSAGYGTLKSMSSSASSSYQSIRSSASNSLYVSLRSPPNATTAVTSSTMTVPVYSVINVLPEPQFKKLPEVSKSAAALLSPRKTVPVEVNTQMQSSFARTLSPIKAPLFSAGLKSNTTSPLSSSQEILKDVAEMKEDLIRMSAILQTDPNSTASKGFQSDSSKEVKIEDEEPYRIVEKVKQDLVKVSEILTKDAVKDGRVSLKRGSLDDIHFSKVQVEQPPSNWSYPPRYETVVPQAKSKTIPDRDFNLSKVVDYLANDVGSSSFSKMHDTKPKADEGKREGEGKEKQKRVLKPTIAVQEHKLKMPPTNMRSSASDKELSKVADALFGADTVLDSPDDISHEQDKSPLSDSGFETRSERTPSAPQSAEGMGPKALFQDIPVPPMITETRTEVVHVIRSYESPEDNKQPAMEDAHSVRYIDSDSKGHQATSSPDQNKCYSIKVSPDEDPMGKGMRVKEETHITTTTRMVYHKPPGKESASERCEETMSVHDIMKAFQSGKDPSRELAGLFEHKSGNEETSQRVLEDINSKPKVERIIEVHIEKGNKTEPTEVIIRETKNHGEKEMYYYPGNRQEEEEPEESLPVYLDSPRINTPMSQEEDSRPSSAQLMADDSYKTLRLLSQQSVEYNEDESSELRGESYNFAEKMLLSEKFDQSHSDTEEYLRDRSRFHSPDRSSHSEGRSVGPMTEYVFRSSRNVFDKSGRMANVDDNFDKLTLLQYSSEPGSPKQSVWMRVSDDTQNKDREQLIYEDRVDRTVKEAEEKLSEVSQFFRDKTEQLNDELSSPEKKSRRPDFRESRSGPSSTHSSPERPAYRNGGSGEEWSRERLRDRFSSSDRKCASLPSSPERRVLLQYSDSDSRKQGDAKLQGSTGESPKPFQMSSSKVSAVRLKFEQEAQRQDRSHQGGHNSNPPIRKLQESKLPVYQVFAGPNLPKTPDSPGNQRRCLDGESNKFSPKHETSGKDQEEKKLFKTWESQDYGNYKPQSPKLSQSLIHDSIKDGNNSDSQRQETTKKIIYTEFVVRESPNSNDSLKKNSESQIPVRKPSNFSENHKSTTLKLDASVEPHERAGSHIPTLARNRLHSSSESNKSTRGSSLGKSTDSSDGSLSNVVCNGVDSDQAEYLDEVTPVVVTEGFKDIKPLPVYVSIQVGKQYEQETASGQLGTYKKIVSHESRTVHETRGAFYTVKQNRSPSPQGSPEDDTLEQVTFMDGSGKSPVTPETPSSEEVSLASRTPDSVIGFMPGMPSPIPEESEEEDGKTFIYKEPSREKSKPAFSENHSRKQDAERQKSKERRVAYIEFPPPPPLEAEQSDPEKRGSCASSEAETEMMEVNLQEEHDRHLLAEPIIRVQPPSPIPPGADNSDSSDDESVFHPIPVKKYTFKMKEEGEKHLKPKESKKNRDNESEINGVVKEEDADLEQNGNDQSITDCSIASTAEFSHDTDATEVDSLDGYDLQDEDDGLSEDPKTSSLSNDGKTTDRSFSQSKLEVIEEEKCEEGGDNGKIKTKTSSASGDEKDYTLEGRHPDRQTFAENYFGYQLEEELNSTFKTVATKGLDFDPWSTKGGDNDGVFESKTKDEDPKPFGLSVEDKSQATTPDTTPARTPTDESTPTSEPNPFPFHEGKMFEMTRSGAIDMSKRDFVEERLQFFQIGEHSSDPKTGEKGRGGKILGVISSQSGERATVDGKVIDTTTDSSTTPAATTTAKCSTAQPGSDTGYTDAPTCEAIAETASSCTITASKVDPKLRTPIKMGIAASITVKKDSGDLTDYKAEMSEGQMVPEYISLEGQCTDSQSSIHTEPKLEKRDYPTENCNNNNNLESSSVQANYIQCGSVVFNLQSSSEPTLQKASRIETLCCRDLEERVEVHRSQEQEQNTETIKESEVKQPKSRLPVKASGWSFHTQGTAIGKQKPKQAVMVEVRKRGEPAIAKVEPRSRIPIKDIKKSSPAATAISLVSVRVTSQPTRALDTGRAAIQLPSRLPLKDRHPVSNVTIEGSCRQDRQENHSEVCKRTIEYFKGISGETLKLVDRLSDEEKKTQTEQSEEDSTSRSTSLSDASQPSQPSQPSQPSRSSRSGRGSRAEAGAASVRAKVATTDRASGSERSRRSRRTGGKEGSQGLTGSRTPPIAEIKPSPQSPCERTDLRMAIVADHLGLSWTELAREMNFTVDEINHVRLENPNSLTAQSFMLLKKWVSREGKNATTDALTSVLTKVNRMDIVTLLEGPIFDYGNISGTRCFADDNAVFRDQADDYQSILAELQSPATLHSNPHFLEPELPVTPNPSLAHHQLHHYPEPDTPLLADSQPQPLPWSPEIEPGSGEPDSPPRSPPRPCELALSVPVFVLPDPVPPKVRKPHIALNDQLLSSEEEDRPCQEMELSHKPKSHSLPAMCELDIDMVNSTSSPSLSSVSSITPSSPDRAQIGAGGVQMGLQEDICLKGGEMEVTEDIEKFVEMVAAELAEGNGFVEKWVEQDLIKNVERKCEMITKDRSTLAEENKILVEQKEGSAEEEQHVRNDGNKGAACKVEEVRDVQNLSEEQHNLMHEVEKGCTTIEAEAVKEGIAETAEVQKCKGGSEERVSQSDRVDDTNGQLQLKDEEGLCGNERDIYGTSEGDQAAEDQAIAPLSPQAWVEALGERQPSESESNEEEEEGNREKEIKEEALGSLLEEEVEKEEGSEEKEEDEEMTEASVQEILGQVERAEKEVCSLSGWHSDSSSVNVEPPTPGRSVSSDLLDRRESQENISDSITSSSRGESGRSRQNGNNSKHSPQDRSSESSNGRKEEGALVSEKKVQRVSVDSGSEEEQTVTTRIFRRRLILKGEQAKNIPGESVTEEHYMDHDGNLVSRKVIRKVIRRISTPTPENQGGDSWQQDLQHSPALQEDGKEKGQEIAGERMTEDQGIKSSIHRDACALPARCTGTKLDVSWE; encoded by the exons CCTCATTTTGGGTCCATGcgggggaaagagagggagctGATTGTGTTGAGGAGTGACAATGGTGACACGTGGAAGGAGCACCAGTCTGACGCCCGACCAGAAGACCTCATTGAGCTGCTTAGTGGAATGGATGAAG AGCTGGACAGTCCTATTGAGTTGGAGAAGAAGCGCATTTGCCGCATCGTCACCAGCGATTTTCCTCAGTATTTTGCTGTGGTGTCGCGGATCAAGCAGGAGTCGAACCACATGGGCCCTGACGGAGGCTTGCTGTCCAGCAGCACCGTGCCCATGGTCCAGGCCTCATTCCCACAAGGGGCGCTCACCAAGAGGATCCGTGTTGGCCTGCAG GCCCAGCCTGTGCCAGATGACATGGCGAGGGCAGTCCTTGGGAACAGAGCCACTTTCAGCCCCATCGTCACTGTAGAGCCCAGGAGGAGGAAGTTCCACAAGCCGATCACTATGACGATCCCTGTCCCACCTCGATCGGCAGAAGGCCATCCCAGTGGCCATCGAGGCGACTCTGCGCCCTGCCTGCGTCTGCTCTGCAGCATCACAG GAGGGACGTCCCCTGCCCAGTGGGAGGACATCACAGGGACCACACCGCTGTCCTTTGTAACTGATTGCGTCTCCTTCACCACAAATGTGTCGGccag GTTCTGGCTCGCAGACTGTCACCAGATTCCTGAGACGGTGAGTCTAGCGTCTCAGTTATACCGGGAGCTGATCTGCGTGCCGTACCTGGCCAAGTTTGTGGTGTTCGCCAAGATGAACGACGCTGTTGAGGCTCGGCTGCGCTGCTTCTGCATGACAGACGACAAGGTGGACAAGACCCTTGAGCAGCAGGAGAACTTTGAGGAAGTGGCCCGGAGCAAAGATATTGAG GTTCTCGAGGGCAAGCCTATCCACGTGGATTGCTATGGCAACCTGTCCCCTCTCACCAAAAGTGGGCAGCAGCTGGTTTTTAACTTCTACTCCTTCAAGGAAAACAGACTTCCTTTCAACGTGAAG ATCAGAGATATGGGCCAGGAGCCATGTGGACGCCTCTCCTTCCTGAGAGAGCCAAAATCCAGTAAAGGCCTTCCACAGACTGCCATATGCAATTTGAATATCACACTGCCAACCCACAAGAAG GATATGGAGTCTGATCCTGATGATGAG acTGAAAAGCCAGAACGACGTCATACCTTTGCCTCCTTAGCTTTGCGTAAGCGCTACAGCTATTTGACCGACCCAGCAGCGA AAACAACTGATCGAAGCTCGCCGAGAACACAGCCTACTAGCTACCCTCACAAACCTGTCTTTTCAACGAGATCTTATCAGGCGTGGTCGCCTGTTCCTGTCGCCGTCCCTGGTCAAGCCAAGTCTGGGTTTGGCTCCCTCTCCAGTTCGTCATCCAACACGCCATCTGCCTCTCCATTAAAATCTGTCTGGTCCATCAACTCTGCCTCTCCCATAAAGACCAACATCCCCGGATCACCTGCCTCTTCTGTAAAGTCAGTTAGTGACATGGCCTCTCCCATCCGAACTTACAGAACCATCTCCTCTCCTATTAAAACTGTAGTCCAGCAAAACCAGTACCCAGTCCAGGTCAGCCATAGTCCCCTGGCGTCACCAGGTAAAAGTGCCCCAGATCCTATATCTATAAAAGGACTGGCAGCATTGTCTGCTAGGACCTCCCCTATAACTGTCTCTGGAGGAGGAAGCCCTCTTCTTGAGAGAACATCGATAAGCATGACCCCACCAACCTCTCCCAAATCTTCTCTGAGTATGTTCAGTTTACCCCTGCCATACAAGACCGTTATGGGGGGCTCTAGTGGCACAGCACCTTCCTCCTCTCCCATAAAAACAGTCCCTGGTCTCTCCTCTGTGCGTTCCTTTGCCCAGGATGTCACTGGCCCTGCAAGAAACCTGTTCTCCTCTCTTTCGTCACCACTTAAATCCAACACCCCTCCAAGCGCTGCAGCTCTGATCAATGGAACTGTGTCACCTACACAGTACCGCTCTTCATCCCCAACATCTCTTCTCACAAGCAGTCTTCAAGAGAGAATACAAGCAACCACCAATGCTGCGACTACAAGTGTCAATGCAGCCTTTGATGAGgttgaaaaaacatttaattcttGTTCTGCAGGCTATGGCACCTTGAAGTCCATGTCCTCTTCTGCATCCTCCTCATATCAGTCCATTAGGTCATCAGCTTCTAATTCCCTTTACGTCTCTCTAAGATCCCCTCCCAATGCCACGACTGCTGTAACATCTAGTACAATGACTGTTCCAGTGTACTCTGTTATTAATGTGCTGCCAGAGCCCCAGTTTAAAAAGTTACCTGAAGTGTCCAAGTCGGCTGCTGCCCTTCTGTCCCCACGAAAGACGGTGCCTGTCGAGGTGAATACTCAGATGCAGTCTTCCTTTGCCAGAACTCTTTCCCCCATCAAAGCCCCTCTTTTTTCTGCTGGTCTGAAATCAAACACCACATCACCACTGTCATCCAGCCAAGAGATTCTGAAGGATGTAGCCGAAATGAAAGAGGACTTGATACGAATGTCAGCCATTTTGCAGACAGACCCGAATTCCACAGCCAGTAAAGGATTTCAGTCTGACTCTTCCAAAGAGGTTAAGATAGAGGATGAGGAGCCATATAGGATTGTGGAGAAAGTAAAACAAGATTTGGTAAAAGTGAGCGAAATCCTTACTAAAGATGCTGTGAAGGATGGTAGGGTTTCCCTTAAAAGGGGTTCTTTGGATGACATACACTTCTCAAAAGTACAAGTTGAACAACCACCAAGCAACTGGAGCTATCCGCCAAGATATGAGACTGTGGTTCCTCAAGCTAAATCAAAAACAATACCAGATAGAGATTTCAATCTCTCCAAAGTGGTTGACTACCTGGCCAATGATGTTGGGAGCAGCTCTTTCTCCAAAATGCATGACACAAAGCCTAAAGCAGATGAGGgcaagagagaaggagaaggcaAGGAAAAGCAGAAACGTGTCCTAAAACCCACCATTGCCGTTCAGGAGCACAAGCTCAAAATGCCTCCAACAAACATGCGCTCTTCAGCTTCAGACAAAGAGCTCAGTAAAGTAGCAGATGCGCTTTTTGGAGCAGACACCGTGCTAGACTCCCCTGATGATATCTCGCATGAACAGGATAAAAGCCCCCTCTCAGACAGTGGCTTTGAGACCCGGAGTGAAAGGACACCCTCTGCTCCTCAGAGTGCAGAAGGCATGGGCCCCAAGGCCCTTTTCCAGGATATCCCAGTTCCCCCAATGATCACTGAGACTAGGACTGAGGTTGTTCATGTCATCAGGAGCTATGAGTCCCCAGAGGATAACAAACAACCTGCAATGGAGGATGCACATTCTGTCAGATACATTGATTCAGATTCTAAAGGGCATCAAGCTACATCAAGTCCAGATCAGAATAAATGCTATTCAATAAAAGTCAGCCCTGATGAGGATCCAATGGGAAAAGGGATGAGGGTAAAGGAGGAGACTCACATCACAACCACCACTAGGATGGTTTACCATAAACCACCTGGCAAAGAATCAGCATCGGAGAGGTGTGAGGAAACTATGTCGGTGCATGACATTATGAAGGCTTTTCAGTCAGGCAAGGACCCTTCTAGAGAGCTGGCTGGACTGTTTGAACACAAGTCGGGCAATGAGGAAACATCACAAAGAGTCCTCGAAGACATCAACTCCAAACCTAAGGTTGAAAGAATAATTGAGGTTCACATTGAAAAAGGCAATAAAACAGAACCAACAGAGGTCATCATCAGAGAGACAAAAAACCATGGAGAGAAGGAAATGTATTACTATCCAGGGAATagacaggaagaggaggagcctGAGGAATCACTTCCAGTGTACCTTGACTCCCCCAGAATAAACACACCCATGTCACAAGAGGAAGACAGTCGCCCTAGTTCAGCCCAGCTCATGGCAGATGACTCTTACAAAACACTAAGGCTACTTAGCCAGCAATCTGTAGAGTACAATGAGGATGAATCATCAGAGCTTAGGGGAGAATCTTATAATTTTGCAGAGAAAATGCTACTCTCTGAGAAATTTGACCAGTCTCATTCTGACACAGAGGAATATCTGAGAGATAGGTCTCGCTTCCACTCACCAGACCGAAGCAGTCACAGTGAGGGTAGATCAGTTGGGCCAATGACAGAGTATGTCTTTAGGTCGTCAAGAAATGTGTTTGACAAATCTGGAAGAATGGCCAATGTTGATGATAACTTTGACAAATTGACACTGTTGCAGTATTCTTCTGAACCTGGTAGCCCAAAGCAATCAGTTTGGATGCGTGTGTCAGATGACACACAGAATAAGGACAGAGAACAGCTCATATATGAGGACAGAGTGGACAGGACTGTAAAGGAGGCAGAGGAAAAACTCAGTGAGGTATCTCAATTCTTTCGTGATAAAACAGAACAGCTCAACGATGAGCTCTCGTCTCCAGAGAAGAAATCTCGAAGACCAGACTTCAGAGAATCACGGTCAGGGCCAAGTTCTACACACAGTAGTCCAGAGAGGCCAGCTTATAGGAATGGGGGTAGTGGGGAAGAGTGGAGCAGAGAAAGGCTAAGAGACAGGTTCAGCTCCAGTGACAGGAAATGTGCCAGCTTGCCCAGCAGTCCAGAGAGAAGAGTGTTACTTCAGTATAGTGATTCAGACTCAAGAAAACAAGGTGATGCTAAATTACAGGGAAGCACAGGTGAAAGCCCTAAACCATTTCAAATGTCATCCTCCAAAGTCAGTGCAGTGAGGCTAAAGTTTGAGCAAGAGGCTCAAAGGCAAGATAGGAGTCATCAGGGTGGCCACAATTCAAATCCTCCTATCAGGAAGCTCCAGGAAAGTAAGCTACCTGTGTATCAGGTGTTTGCTGGTCCAAACCTTCCAAAAACACCCGACAGTCCAGGAAACCAGAGGAGATGTCTTGATGGTGAATCAAATAAGTTCTCACCCAAGCACGAGACCAGTGGAAAAGATCAGGAAgagaaaaagttatttaaaacaTGGGAGAGCCAAGATTACGGGAACTATAAACCCCAATCTCCCAAACTATCTCAGTCTTTAATCCATGATTCTATTAAAGATGGCAATAATAGTGATTCCCAAAGACAAGAAACCacaaagaaaataatctacACAGAATTTGTTGTGCGAGAAAGTCCAAATAgcaatgatagtctaaaaaaaaaCTCGGAATCACAAATTCCTGTAAGAAAGCCATCTAATTTCTCTGAAAATCACAAATCCACTACTTTAAAATTAGATGCCTCTGTTGAACCACATGAGAGGGCGGGGTCTCATATACCTACTTTAGCTAGAAATCGGTTACACAGTAGCTCTGAATCCAACAAATCTACTCGAGGATCATCACTAGGAAAATCCACAGACTCATCAGACGGTAGCCTTTCAAATGTAGTGTGTAACGGTGTTGATAGTGACCAAGCAGAGTATTTGGATGAAGTAACTCCTGTAGTTGTCACAGAGGGTTTCAAAGATATTAAACCCTTACCTGTGTATGTTAGCATCCAAGTAGGAAAGCAGTATGAGCAAGAAACAGCCTCGGGGCAGCTGGGAACGTACAAAAAGATAGTAAGCCATGAGAGTAGGACAGTGCATGAGACTAGGGGTGCATTTTACACTGTCAAGCAAAATCGGTCTCCATCTCCTCAAGGAAGTCCAGAAGATGACACTCTAGAACAAGTGACTTTCATGGACGGCTCTGGGAAAAGTCCTGTTACCCCTGAGACCCCCAGCTCAGAGGAAGTGAGTCTGGCCTCAAGAACACCAGACTCGGTGATAGGCTTCATGCCTGGCATGCCAAGCCCTATCCCAGAGGAGTCTGAGGAGGAAGACGGGAAGACCTTTATCTACAAGGAGCCCTCAAGGGAAAAATCTAAGCCAGCTTTCTCAGAGAATCACAGTAGAAAACAGgatgcagagagacagaagtCAAAGGAGAGAAGAGTGGCTTATATAGAgtttccacctcctcctcctttagaGGCAGAGCAGTCCGACCCTGAGAAAAGGGGGTCGTGTGCTTCTTCTgaggcagagacagagatgaTGGAGGTGAACCTCCAAGAGGAACATGATAGGCACCTCTTAGCCGAGCCCATCATCAGGGTGCAGCCTCCATCCCCTATTCCCCCGGGAGCTGATAACAGCGACTCCAGTGATGATGAGTCTGTCTTCCATCCCATCCCTGTCAAAAAGTACACCTTCAAAatgaaagaggagggagagaaacacCTGAAACCCAAAGAatcaaagaaaaacagagaTAATGAGTCTGAGATCAATGGTGTTGTAAAGGAGGAGGATGCTGACTTGGAACAAAATGGCAATGACCAGTCAATCACTGACTGCTCCATAGCATCCACTGCTGAATTCTCCCATGACACAGATGCTACTGAAGTAGACTCTTTAGATGGGTATGACCTCCAGGATGAGGATGATGGACTGAGCGAAGACCCTAAAACATCTAGTCTGTCCAATGATGGAAAAACAACTGACCGCTCATTTAGTCAGTCCAAGCTTGAAGTGATAGAGGAAGAGAAATGTGAGGAAGGGGGGGATAATGGAAAGATTAAAACCAAGACATCTTCAGCCAGTGGAGACGAAAAAGATTATACCCTTGAAGGAAGACATCCAGATAGGCAGACCTTTGCAGAAAACTACTTTGGCTACCAACTTGAAGAGGAGCTGAATTCAACCTTTAAAACTGTTGCCACCAAAGGCCTAGACTTTGACCCCTGGTCCACCAAAGGGGGTGACAATGATGGAGTTTTTGAGTCCAAAACAAAAGATGAGGACCCCAAGCCCTTTGGTTTATCGGTGGAGGACAAATCACAGGCTACAACACCTGACACAACCCCCGCTCGAACACCGACTGATGAGAGCACACCGACTAGTGAGCCTAACCCCTTCCCTTTCCACGAAGGGAAGATGTTTGAGATGACCCGCAGTGGTGCTATTGACATGAGCAAGCGGGACTTTGTTGAAGAGAGGCTTCAGTTTTTCCAGATTGGTGAGCATTCCTCTGACCCTAAAACAGGGGAAAAGGGGAGAGGGGGCAAGATCCTGGGGGTAATTTCCTCTCAGTCAGGGGAGAGGGCCACTGTAGATGGCAAGGTTATAGATACTACCACAGACAGCAGCACAacaccagcagcaacaacaactgCAAAATGCAGCACTGCACAGCCTGGCAGTGACACTGGCTATACTGATGCCCCCACCTGTGAAGCCATAGCTGAGACTGCCTCCTCATGCACAATCACAGCCTCTAAGGTTGATCCCAAATTACGCACTCCTATTAAGATGGGCATAGCTGCCTCTATAACTGTGAAAAAAGACTCGGGGGATCTCACCGATTATAAAGCTGAGATGTCAGAAGGTCAGATGGTGCCAGAATACATCAGTTTAGAGGGTCAGTGTACAGATAGCCAGTCCAGCATACACACTGAGCCCAAGTTAGAGAAAAGAGATTACCCTACTGAaaactgcaacaacaacaataacctTGAGTCCTCCAGTGTTCAGGCCAACTACATTCAATGTGGTAGTGTGGTGTTTAATTTGCAGTCCTCCTCTGAGCCCACTCTTCAAAAAGCTAGCAGGATAGAAACACTGTGTTGTAGGGATTTGGAAGAGAGAGTGGAAGTACACCGCAGTCAAGAACAGGAGCAGAACACTGAAACCATTAAAGAAAGTGAAGTGAAGCAGCCCAAGTCAAGGCTTCCAGTTAAAGCATCAGGGTGGTCATTTCATACGCAGGGAACAGCCATAGGCAAACAGAAGCCCAAACAAGCAGTGATGGTTGAGGTCAGAAAAAGAGGAGAGCCAGCCATAGCCAAAGTAGAACCCAGGTCTAGAATACCAATCAAGGATATTAAAAAGAGCAGCCCTGCTGCCACAGCTATCTCACTTGTTTCAGTTCGGGTTACCTCACAGCCAACAAGAGCATTGGACACAGGGAGAGCAGCCATACAGTTGCCCTCAAGGCTACCACTGAAAGACAGGCATCCGGTCAGCAATGTCACAATTGAGGGATCATGTagacaggacagacaggagAACCATAGTGAGGTTTGTAAGCGCACCATCGAATACTTTAAAGGCATTAGCGGGGAGACGCTAAAGTTGGTGGACCGCCTGTCAGACGAGGAGAAAAAGACGCAGACAGAGCAGTCGGAGGAAGACAGCACCTCCCGGAGCACCTCTCTGTCGGACGCCTCCCAGCCTTCCCAGCCCTCCCAGCCCTCCCAGCCCTCCCGCTCATCCAGGTCTGGTAGAGGTTCGAGGGCTGAGGCCGGGGCCGCGTCCGTAAGGGCAAAGGTGGCGACGACGGACAGGGCCTCCGGCAGtgagaggagcaggaggagtagGCGGACTGGTGGGAAGGAGGGCAGTCAGGGACTCACAGGGTCTCGAACGCCTCCCATCGCGGAGATCAAGCCTA GTCCCCAGAGTCCTTGTGAGCGAACAGATTTGCGCATGGCTATCGTTGCAGATCACCTGGGACTCAGTTGGACAG AGTTGGCTCGGGAGATGAACTTCACAGTGGATGAGATCAACCACGTCAGACTAGAGAACCCCAACTCTCTGACAGCACAAAGCTTCATGCTACTTAAGAAATGGGTCAGTCGGGAAGGAAAGAACGCCACAA CGGATGCCTTAACTTCAGTGCTGACCAAAGTCAATCGGATGGATATTGTGACTTTACTGGAGGGCCCAATATTTGACTATGGTAACATTTCAGGCACGAGATGTTTTGCCGATGATAACGCTGTTTTCCGGGATCAGGCTGATG ATTATCAGAGCATTCTAGCAGAGCTGCAGTCCCCCGCCACACTGCACTCCAACCCCCACTTCTTGGAGCCTGAACTCCCCGTCACCCCCAACCCTTCCCTTGCCCACCACCAGCTCCACCATTACCCAGAACCAGACACCCCTTTGCTGGCTGACTCCCAGCCTCAGCCCCTGCCCTGGAGCCCAGAGATAGAGCCAGGTAGCGGAGAGCCGGACAGCCCCCCTAGGAGCCCCCCCAGACCCTGTGAGCTCGCCCTGTCCGTCCCAGTATTTGTACTCCCTGATCCTGTTCCTCCCAAGGTCAGAAAGCCCCACATCGCTCTGAACGACCAGCTGCTTTCGAGCGAGGAGGAGGACAGGCCTTGTCAAGAAATGGAGCTGAGCCACAAGCCCAAGTCACACTCCCTCCCTGCGATGTGTGAGTTAGACATTGACATGGTTAACTCCACATCTTCCCCTTCACTCTCATCAGTATCATCAATAACCCCTTCATCACCCGACAGAGCACAAATTGGAGCTGGAGGAGTCCAGATGGGTTTACAGGAGGATATATGTTTAAAAGGAGGTGAAATGGAAGTGACAGAAGACATAGAGAAGTTTGTTGAGATGGTTGCAGCAGAGTTAGCAGAGGGAAATGGATTTGTGGAAAAGTGGGTAGAGCAGGACTTGATTAAAAATGTGGAAAGAAAATGTGAGATGATAACAAAAGATAGGTCTACGCTGGCAGAGGAGAATAAGATTTTGGTTGAACAGAAGGAGGGGTCTGCAGAGGAAGAACAACATGTGAGAAATGATGGGAATAAGGGGGCAGCCTGCAAGGTGGAAGAGGTGAGAGATGTGCAGAATCTGTCAGAAGAACAGCATAATCTGATGCATGAAGTGGAAAAAGGTTGTACCACAATAGAAGCAGAGGCTGTCAAAGAGGGCATTGCTGAAACAGCTGAGGTTCAAAAATGTAAAGGGGGCAGTGAGGAAAGGGTCTCTCAGAGTGACAGAGTGGATGACACAAATGGACAACTGCAGTTGAAAGATGAAGAAGGGTTGTGTGGCaatgaaagagatatttacgggACATCAGAAGGAGACCAGGCAGCCGAGGACCAAGCCATAGCTCCCCTCTCCCCTCAGGCCTGGGTTGAGGCACTTGGGGAACGTCAGCCCAGTGAGTCTGAATCcaacgaggaagaggaggagggaaacagagagaaagaaatcaaAGAAGAGGCATTAGGATCTCTgttggaggaggaggtggagaaagAAGAAGGCtcagaggagaaggaggaggacgaAGAGATGACCGAGGCCAGTGTTCAGGAGATTCTTGGTCAGGTTGAACGGGCAGAAAAAGAAGTGTGTTCACTTTCAGGTTGGCACAGTGATTCATCCAGCGTCAATGTGGAACCACCAACGCCAGGCCGCAGTGTCAGCTCAGACCTGCTCGACAGGCGGGAAAG CCAAGAAAACATTAGTGACTCCATCACATCCTCGTCTAGGGGCGAATCAGGGAGGTCCCGACAGAACGGCAACAACTCAAAGCACTCACCTCAGGACCGCTCATCGGAATCATCAAATGGCAGAAAGGAAGAGGGAGCACTCGTATCGGAGAAAAAAGTCCAG CGGGTTAGTGTAGATTCCGGTTCAGAGGAAGAACAGACTGTAACTACCAGAATCTTCAGACGCCGTCTCATTTTAAAG GGAGAACAAGCAAAGAATATCCCAGGCGAGTCTGTGACCGAGGAACACTATATGGACCACGATGGTAACCTCGTCAGTAGAAAA GTAATCAGGAAGGTTATTCGGCGGATATCTACTCCCACACCAGAAAACCAAGGAGGTGACAGTTGGCAGCAAGACCTTCAGCACAGTCCCGCTCTGCAGGAAGACGG CAAGGAGAAGGGTCAAGAAATAGCAGGCGAAAGGATGACAGAAGATCAGGggataaaaagctccattcataGGGATGCTTGTGCTCTTCCAGCCAG ATGTACAGGAACCAAGTTGGATGTTTCCTGGGAATAA